The following are encoded together in the Dermacoccus nishinomiyaensis genome:
- the cysD gene encoding sulfate adenylyltransferase subunit CysD, producing MTETMTPPDVSTNPAGELSTLRALEAEAIEIIREVIAEFERPALLFSGGKDSAVLLHVALKALAPAPLPLTLLHVDTGHNLPEVIAFRDEVVARHGLRLHVAAVEDWIADGRLQERPDGTRNPLQTVPLVDTIEAERFDALLGGARRDEDRARAKERIFSVRSAMGGWDPRGQRPELWNLYNGRHAPGENTRVFPLSNWTELDVWRYIEAEDVALPPIYHAHERQVFLRDGMWLTPGPWFGPRDDEPLVTRSVRYRTVGDGSCTGAVESEARTTADIIAEIAASHLTERGATRADDRLSEAAMEDRKREGYF from the coding sequence ATGACCGAGACGATGACGCCACCGGACGTCTCCACGAACCCCGCCGGCGAGCTGTCGACGTTGCGGGCACTCGAGGCCGAGGCCATCGAGATCATCCGCGAGGTCATCGCCGAGTTCGAACGCCCTGCGCTGCTGTTCAGCGGCGGCAAGGACTCCGCAGTGCTGCTGCACGTCGCACTCAAGGCGCTCGCCCCCGCGCCGTTGCCGCTGACGCTGCTGCACGTCGACACCGGCCACAACCTGCCTGAGGTCATCGCGTTCCGGGACGAGGTCGTCGCCCGTCATGGCCTGCGCCTCCACGTCGCGGCGGTCGAGGACTGGATCGCCGACGGCCGCCTGCAGGAACGCCCCGACGGCACCCGCAACCCCCTGCAGACGGTGCCCCTCGTCGACACGATCGAGGCAGAACGCTTCGACGCCCTCCTCGGCGGGGCGCGCCGGGACGAGGATCGGGCGCGCGCGAAGGAGCGCATCTTCTCGGTGCGCAGCGCCATGGGAGGGTGGGACCCGCGCGGGCAGCGTCCGGAGCTGTGGAACCTCTACAACGGCCGTCACGCCCCCGGCGAGAACACGCGTGTGTTCCCGCTGAGCAACTGGACCGAACTGGACGTCTGGCGCTACATCGAGGCCGAGGACGTCGCGCTGCCGCCGATCTACCACGCGCACGAGCGCCAGGTCTTCCTGCGTGACGGCATGTGGCTGACGCCGGGGCCCTGGTTCGGGCCGCGCGACGACGAACCCCTCGTCACCCGCTCGGTGCGCTACCGCACCGTCGGTGACGGCTCCTGCACGGGCGCCGTCGAGTCCGAGGCCCGCACGACCGCCGACATCATCGCCGAGATCGCCGCGAGCCATCTCACCGAGCGCGGAGCCACCCGCGCCGACGACCGCCTCTCCGAGGCCGCTATGGAAGATCGCAAGCGAGAGGGCTACTTCTAG
- a CDS encoding ABC transporter permease, which produces MPTPEFDMREEDPFEASARRHRSPGPTRSMISDDDVTSGLDALEQAQAQRRRRVDPLSVLAPLGALAIVVLAWQVLVWAHVKPAWVLPPVTDIARALWTSLTSGEALDAIWVSLRRGAVGFALSLVLGTTLGLVVGRARLARRAFRPLLAAMQSLPSVAWVPFAVMMFYLSDTTMYAVILLSAVPSIAMGLIGGLDQVPPLFERAGRALGASRTQLVRHVLLPAAMPTYLGGIKQGWAFAWRSLMAAELIVQSPKLGFGLGSMLNQGQANSDMPAVMAAIVLVLVVGLAVEVLLFAPIERRMLHRRGLAPS; this is translated from the coding sequence ATGCCCACGCCTGAGTTCGACATGCGCGAGGAGGATCCGTTCGAGGCCAGTGCCCGACGGCACCGCTCGCCCGGCCCCACGAGATCGATGATCAGTGACGACGACGTCACCTCCGGACTAGACGCGCTCGAACAGGCTCAGGCGCAGCGCCGACGCCGCGTCGACCCGCTGTCCGTGCTAGCGCCGCTGGGTGCGCTCGCGATCGTGGTCCTCGCCTGGCAGGTTCTCGTGTGGGCACACGTCAAACCGGCCTGGGTGCTCCCTCCGGTCACCGACATCGCTCGGGCCCTGTGGACCTCCCTCACCTCGGGGGAGGCGCTCGACGCGATCTGGGTCAGCCTGCGACGCGGCGCGGTGGGCTTCGCGCTCTCTCTCGTGCTCGGCACGACACTCGGGCTCGTCGTCGGCCGCGCGAGACTGGCGCGGCGCGCCTTCCGACCGCTGCTCGCAGCGATGCAGTCCCTGCCGTCGGTCGCGTGGGTGCCCTTCGCCGTCATGATGTTCTACCTCAGCGACACGACGATGTACGCCGTGATCCTGCTGTCCGCAGTGCCCTCGATCGCCATGGGATTGATCGGCGGGTTGGATCAGGTCCCGCCTCTGTTCGAACGAGCCGGCCGGGCCCTCGGAGCGAGTCGCACGCAACTCGTGCGTCACGTCCTCCTGCCGGCGGCCATGCCGACCTATCTCGGCGGCATCAAGCAGGGCTGGGCGTTCGCCTGGCGTTCCCTCATGGCCGCCGAGCTCATCGTGCAGTCGCCCAAGCTCGGATTCGGTCTCGGTTCGATGCTCAACCAGGGGCAGGCGAACTCGGACATGCCAGCCGTGATGGCCGCGATCGTTCTCGTGCTCGTCGTCGGGTTGGCCGTGGAGGTGCTGCTCTTCGCCCCGATCGAGCGGCGCATGCTGCACCGTCGGGGCCTCGCGCCGTCGTAG
- a CDS encoding ABC transporter ATP-binding protein gives MTFDTTTAGERHPIAPPSDARSTAQPAAVDIRGLHKVFGQGDDAVEAIGGLDLRVEQGEFVSVLGASGCGKSTLLSIIAGLEPASAGDVHVDGPQPALMFQDSALFPWLSVGENVEAPLRFRGVPSAERRQRAQELLATVRLDGAVDRRPHELSGGQRQRVALARALAQNARLLLMDEPFAALDAMTRDLLHGELSDVWHRDGMAVIFVTHNVREAVRLGQRVVLLSSRPGRVSQTWDVDLPQPRAIEDAGVGELSREITSRLREEISRHAHA, from the coding sequence ATGACGTTCGACACCACCACGGCAGGCGAGCGACACCCGATCGCCCCGCCGAGCGACGCACGCTCGACGGCACAGCCGGCCGCCGTCGACATCCGCGGTCTGCACAAGGTCTTCGGCCAGGGCGACGACGCCGTCGAGGCGATCGGCGGGCTCGACCTGAGGGTCGAACAGGGGGAGTTCGTCAGCGTTCTCGGCGCCTCCGGCTGCGGCAAGTCGACCCTGCTGTCGATCATCGCCGGGCTCGAACCCGCCAGCGCGGGCGACGTGCACGTCGACGGCCCTCAACCGGCGCTGATGTTTCAGGATTCCGCGCTCTTCCCGTGGCTGAGCGTCGGCGAGAACGTCGAGGCTCCCCTGCGATTCAGGGGCGTGCCCTCCGCCGAACGCCGCCAGCGGGCGCAGGAGCTGCTCGCGACGGTGCGGCTCGACGGCGCAGTGGATCGACGACCCCACGAACTGTCCGGAGGCCAACGCCAACGCGTCGCCCTCGCGCGCGCACTCGCCCAGAACGCGCGCCTGCTGCTCATGGACGAACCATTCGCCGCCCTCGACGCCATGACGCGCGACCTGCTCCACGGGGAACTTAGCGACGTGTGGCATCGCGACGGCATGGCCGTCATCTTCGTCACCCACAACGTGCGTGAAGCAGTGCGTCTCGGCCAACGTGTCGTCCTGCTCTCTTCGCGCCCGGGACGCGTCAGCCAGACGTGGGACGTCGACCTGCCACAGCCGCGTGCCATCGAGGACGCAGGCGTCGGTGAGCTGTCCCGCGAGATCACCTCGCGCCTGCGAGAGGAGATCAGTCGTCATGCCCACGCCTGA
- a CDS encoding YlxR family protein — protein sequence MNVPIPNVELSRPAEPQRTCIGCRGKGGRSVLLRIAVSEDGATLVLDSRKAMPGRGAWLHADTTCLEQATKRRAWARALRLHTAVHTATLQEHVAAEIARLPSPDGEHTMTESGFDAMSNR from the coding sequence GTGAACGTGCCGATCCCGAACGTCGAGCTCTCCCGGCCCGCAGAACCGCAGCGAACCTGCATCGGGTGCCGGGGCAAGGGCGGCCGTTCCGTTTTGCTGCGCATCGCAGTGAGCGAGGACGGCGCCACCCTGGTGCTCGACTCGCGCAAGGCGATGCCCGGTCGAGGAGCCTGGCTCCACGCCGACACGACGTGCCTCGAACAGGCCACCAAGCGTCGGGCATGGGCACGAGCACTTCGTCTGCACACCGCGGTCCACACCGCGACGCTGCAGGAACACGTGGCGGCCGAGATCGCCCGCCTGCCGTCGCCCGACGGCGAACACACCATGACCGAAAGCGGGTTTGACGCGATGAGCAACCGATGA
- a CDS encoding phosphoadenylyl-sulfate reductase, giving the protein MTQVVREPDELRRIAIRAAGQLDGAPADAVLDWAAAEFGERFAVATSMQDAVLTHLASRSLPGVDVLFLDTGYHFEETLQTRDAVASTYDVTLRTLEPSQSVAQQDATYGANLFERDPDLCCTLRKTHPLDEALDGYEAWATGVRRSEAITRRDTPVVSFDERRERIKVAPIVAWSDADVEAYIAEHAIVTNPLLTQGYPSIGCATCTRRVAPGEDARAGRWAGRDKVECGINT; this is encoded by the coding sequence ATGACGCAGGTCGTGCGCGAGCCCGACGAGCTGCGTCGGATCGCCATTCGGGCCGCTGGCCAGCTCGACGGTGCACCGGCGGACGCCGTGCTCGATTGGGCGGCCGCGGAGTTCGGGGAACGCTTCGCCGTGGCCACCTCCATGCAGGACGCCGTGCTGACGCATCTCGCGTCGCGCAGCCTGCCCGGCGTCGACGTGCTCTTCCTCGACACCGGGTACCACTTCGAAGAGACGCTGCAGACCCGCGACGCGGTCGCCTCGACGTACGACGTCACGCTGCGCACCCTCGAACCGTCCCAGAGTGTCGCGCAGCAGGACGCGACGTACGGAGCGAACCTCTTCGAACGCGACCCCGATCTGTGCTGCACGCTGCGCAAGACCCACCCGCTCGACGAGGCCCTCGACGGCTACGAGGCGTGGGCCACCGGGGTGCGTCGCAGCGAGGCGATCACGCGGCGCGACACACCGGTCGTCAGCTTCGACGAGCGCCGCGAACGCATCAAGGTCGCGCCGATCGTCGCGTGGAGCGACGCCGACGTCGAGGCCTACATCGCCGAGCACGCCATCGTCACGAACCCGCTGCTCACCCAGGGCTACCCCTCGATCGGGTGCGCCACGTGCACCCGCCGGGTGGCGCCGGGCGAGGACGCGCGCGCCGGACGCTGGGCGGGCCGCGACAAGGTCGAATGCGGGATCAACACATGA
- the rimP gene encoding ribosome maturation factor RimP, with translation MSNSEQTIIDTILPKLEPLGLLVEDVTVVPAGKRRLVRVLVDRDVALETAVEESIEPVTLDEVTDATRVIDAELEASDVMGEQPYVLEVSSPGTDRPLTLPRHFARNVGRLVTVTLDDESKVAGRITRADAQTVQVTPEQGGKKAGAAVDAEPARLNYTSITGAKVQVEFTRGDDADAVGEDV, from the coding sequence GTGAGCAACTCGGAACAGACGATCATCGACACGATTCTGCCGAAGCTCGAACCACTGGGTCTCCTCGTCGAGGACGTCACCGTCGTGCCTGCCGGCAAGCGCCGCCTCGTGCGCGTGCTCGTCGACCGCGACGTCGCCCTCGAGACGGCGGTCGAGGAATCGATCGAGCCCGTCACGCTCGACGAGGTCACGGACGCCACGCGCGTCATCGACGCAGAACTCGAGGCGAGCGACGTCATGGGCGAACAGCCCTACGTCCTCGAGGTCAGCTCACCCGGCACCGACCGTCCGCTGACGCTGCCGCGCCACTTCGCGCGCAACGTCGGCCGCCTCGTCACCGTCACCCTCGACGACGAGTCGAAGGTCGCCGGTCGCATCACCCGCGCCGACGCCCAGACGGTGCAGGTGACGCCCGAGCAGGGCGGCAAGAAGGCGGGGGCGGCCGTTGACGCCGAGCCCGCCCGACTCAATTACACATCGATCACCGGCGCCAAGGTGCAGGTGGAATTCACGCGCGGCGACGACGCCGACGCCGTGGGAGAGGACGTCTGA
- a CDS encoding sulfate adenylyltransferase subunit 1: protein MTTTTTRAADAPRSSTEHAPTASPGSQLRLVVAGSVDDGKSTLVGRLLHDTKNILADTYDSMVAASTSRGAEQVDLALLTDGLRAEREQGITIDVAYRYFSTPRRTFVLADTPGHVQYTRNMVTGASTADAAVVLVDARHGVSDQTRRHAALMALLRVPHVIFAVNKMDALEWSRSRFDEVRTQAIDLADRVGLSDPRVVALSALTGEGVVAPAPDGYDHPPLLDLLESLPVRDDLRAESFRMPVQLVIRPRTAEHPDYRGLAGRIASGVLHVGDRVRAVSSGLTSRVVAIDTPVGSREVAVAGESVTVRLGDELDVARGEVLSLVADPDQPVADSEVSGVLAWLAAADGRVRQRVLVKAGTKVVRAVVDDITHLWDVETSTWHVAGPEAVMTLNTIGRVRLRLAEPVVLDPYDSHRATGAFLVIDPASGATLGAGMSGAGLGSGADDDAAQLESEEDWLAG from the coding sequence ATGACGACCACGACCACCCGTGCCGCCGACGCACCACGTTCGTCCACCGAGCACGCACCGACCGCCTCGCCCGGTTCCCAGCTCCGCCTCGTCGTGGCGGGCAGCGTCGACGACGGCAAGTCGACCCTCGTGGGTCGTCTGCTGCACGACACGAAGAACATCCTCGCCGACACCTACGACTCGATGGTCGCCGCGAGCACGTCACGCGGCGCCGAGCAGGTCGACCTTGCTCTCCTGACGGACGGGCTGCGCGCCGAGCGCGAACAGGGCATCACGATCGACGTGGCGTACCGGTACTTCTCCACGCCCCGGCGCACCTTCGTCCTCGCCGACACCCCGGGGCATGTGCAGTACACGCGCAACATGGTCACCGGCGCCTCCACCGCTGACGCAGCCGTCGTCCTCGTGGACGCGCGACACGGGGTCAGCGACCAGACGCGTCGTCACGCCGCGTTGATGGCGCTGCTGCGTGTTCCGCACGTCATCTTCGCCGTCAACAAGATGGATGCCCTCGAGTGGTCGCGCTCGCGGTTCGACGAGGTCCGGACCCAGGCGATCGACCTGGCCGACAGGGTGGGCCTCAGCGATCCCCGCGTCGTCGCGCTATCTGCGCTGACGGGCGAGGGGGTCGTCGCTCCGGCCCCCGACGGGTACGACCACCCGCCGCTGCTCGACCTGCTCGAGTCGCTACCCGTCCGCGATGACCTGCGGGCCGAGTCGTTCCGCATGCCGGTCCAGCTCGTCATCCGGCCTCGCACCGCCGAGCATCCGGATTATCGCGGTCTCGCCGGCCGCATCGCCTCCGGCGTCCTGCACGTCGGTGACCGTGTGCGCGCGGTGTCCTCGGGCCTGACGAGCCGGGTCGTCGCGATCGACACTCCGGTGGGCTCGCGTGAGGTGGCCGTAGCGGGCGAGTCAGTGACGGTGCGTCTGGGCGACGAACTTGACGTCGCTCGTGGTGAGGTCCTGTCGCTCGTGGCCGACCCCGATCAACCGGTTGCCGACTCCGAGGTGAGCGGAGTGCTCGCGTGGCTCGCGGCCGCGGACGGGCGTGTCCGTCAGCGCGTCCTCGTCAAGGCGGGCACCAAGGTGGTGCGCGCGGTCGTCGACGACATCACACATCTGTGGGACGTCGAGACGAGCACGTGGCACGTAGCCGGCCCTGAAGCAGTGATGACGCTCAACACGATCGGACGAGTCCGTCTGCGTCTGGCCGAGCCCGTGGTGCTCGACCCGTACGACAGCCACCGGGCGACCGGCGCGTTCCTCGTCATCGATCCCGCGAGCGGCGCCACGCTCGGAGCCGGCATGTCGGGTGCGGGGCTCGGTTCGGGTGCGGACGACGACGCCGCGCAGCTCGAATCCGAAGAGGATTGGCTGGCTGGCTGA
- a CDS encoding ABC transporter substrate-binding protein codes for MRDDHAPVDAVHRSRARSPQIGRRTLLGAGLATPFMTPALSGCGAAEASPHRLRLGHFSNLTHGVALAGMARGTFARHLGGTAIERQVFDNGPAAVQAMLAGAIDVAYLGPNPAITAWVRTKGAGVRLLAGAAENGAALVARPGVKKIDDLRGCSVSTPQIGGTQDVALKTLLAEHHLTTGPGADEVETVWMANSQTLDQFRQGRLDASYQAEPWVSRLVVEAGAHVLVDERTQWPDHRFVTTCLLVTQEYLERAPAQVEQLLAAHVETVEWINSHRGAASVLLNAEIGKLSGKKLKRSVAERAMDNVQFSWDPLMANIAQVAEHTWRTGGIDVRPDLRGLADLDPLRQVLAARALPAITDAGLGVHRKG; via the coding sequence ATGCGCGACGATCACGCACCTGTCGATGCCGTACACCGATCCCGGGCCCGATCACCCCAGATCGGGCGCCGGACGCTCCTCGGCGCCGGCCTCGCCACCCCCTTCATGACACCGGCCCTGTCGGGGTGCGGGGCGGCTGAGGCGAGCCCGCATCGCCTGCGATTGGGGCACTTCTCGAACCTGACCCACGGCGTGGCCCTCGCAGGCATGGCCCGCGGAACGTTCGCGCGCCACCTGGGCGGCACGGCCATCGAGCGGCAGGTCTTCGACAACGGGCCCGCCGCCGTCCAGGCCATGCTCGCCGGCGCGATCGACGTCGCCTACCTCGGCCCGAACCCGGCGATCACGGCGTGGGTGCGGACGAAGGGCGCCGGAGTGCGCCTCCTCGCCGGAGCAGCGGAGAACGGCGCTGCGCTCGTTGCTCGTCCCGGAGTGAAGAAGATCGACGATCTGCGTGGGTGCAGCGTCTCCACGCCGCAGATCGGCGGCACCCAGGACGTAGCCCTCAAGACACTGCTCGCCGAGCACCACCTGACGACGGGGCCGGGAGCGGACGAGGTGGAGACCGTGTGGATGGCCAACTCACAGACTCTCGATCAGTTCCGCCAGGGGCGCCTCGACGCCAGCTACCAGGCCGAGCCATGGGTCTCTCGCCTCGTCGTCGAAGCCGGCGCGCACGTGCTCGTCGACGAGCGCACCCAGTGGCCCGACCACCGATTCGTGACGACGTGCCTGCTCGTCACCCAGGAGTACCTCGAACGCGCGCCTGCTCAGGTGGAGCAGCTCCTGGCGGCCCACGTCGAGACCGTGGAATGGATCAACAGCCATCGGGGCGCCGCGAGTGTGCTGCTCAACGCCGAGATCGGCAAGCTCAGCGGCAAGAAGTTGAAGCGATCGGTCGCCGAGCGGGCCATGGACAACGTGCAGTTCTCCTGGGATCCGTTGATGGCAAACATCGCGCAGGTCGCCGAACACACGTGGCGAACGGGCGGCATCGACGTCCGTCCCGACCTGCGCGGGTTGGCGGACCTCGACCCGCTCCGGCAGGTCCTTGCTGCACGCGCCCTGCCTGCGATCACCGACGCCGGTCTCGGCGTGCACAGAAAGGGCTGA
- the nusA gene encoding transcription termination factor NusA: MDIDMAALRALEREREIPMDVIVPAIEQALLLAYQKEEGSYRRARVELDRRTGHVVVWAREDGEKQEDGTWSEPGPEFDDTPKNFGRVAAGTARQVIMQRMRDVEDEAILGDFIGKEGDIVSGTIQQSLDSRFVKVDFGTVEGILPTAEQVPGETYRHGERLRCYVVSVRRGPKGPQISLSRTHPNLVRKLFAMEVPEIADGSVEIAALAREAGHRTKIAVHATKPGINAKGACIGPMGQRVRAVMSELQGEKIDIVDYSRQPDEFIAAALSPSRVESVEVVDPKARAARVVVPDFQLSLAIGKEGQNARLAAKLTGWRIDIRPDTALADGGRDDESAR, encoded by the coding sequence ATGGACATCGACATGGCTGCACTGCGCGCCCTGGAGCGGGAGCGCGAGATTCCGATGGACGTCATCGTCCCCGCCATCGAGCAGGCGCTGCTGCTCGCGTACCAGAAGGAGGAGGGCTCCTACCGCCGGGCGCGCGTCGAGCTCGACCGCCGCACGGGTCATGTCGTCGTGTGGGCGCGCGAGGACGGCGAGAAGCAGGAGGACGGCACCTGGAGCGAGCCCGGCCCCGAGTTCGACGACACCCCCAAGAACTTCGGGCGCGTCGCCGCGGGTACGGCCCGTCAGGTCATCATGCAGCGCATGCGTGACGTCGAGGACGAGGCCATCCTCGGTGACTTCATCGGCAAGGAAGGCGACATCGTCTCCGGCACGATCCAGCAGAGCCTCGACTCGCGGTTCGTCAAGGTCGACTTCGGCACCGTGGAGGGCATCCTGCCGACTGCGGAGCAGGTGCCAGGGGAGACCTACCGTCACGGCGAGCGTCTGCGCTGCTACGTCGTGTCCGTGCGCCGCGGCCCGAAGGGCCCGCAGATCTCGCTGTCGCGCACCCACCCCAACCTCGTGCGCAAGCTGTTCGCGATGGAGGTGCCCGAGATCGCCGACGGTAGCGTCGAGATCGCCGCGCTCGCGCGCGAGGCGGGTCACCGCACCAAGATCGCGGTGCACGCCACGAAGCCCGGCATCAACGCCAAGGGCGCCTGTATCGGCCCGATGGGTCAGCGCGTGCGCGCCGTCATGAGCGAGCTGCAGGGCGAGAAGATCGACATCGTCGACTACTCGCGCCAGCCCGATGAGTTCATCGCCGCGGCGCTGTCGCCGTCGCGCGTCGAGTCGGTCGAGGTCGTCGACCCGAAGGCCCGAGCCGCCCGCGTCGTCGTGCCCGACTTCCAGCTCAGCCTCGCCATCGGCAAGGAGGGCCAGAACGCCCGTCTCGCGGCGAAGCTGACGGGGTGGCGCATCGACATCCGGCCCGACACCGCGCTCGCCGACGGCGGGCGTGACGACGAGTCGGCCCGCTGA
- the cysC gene encoding adenylyl-sulfate kinase, which produces MSAATVWLTGLSGAGKSTLAERLVATLRERGERVELLDGDELRTSLSAGLGFSRADRNTHVTRVGFVADLLARNGVWAIVPVIAPYADARAENRARHERSGSRYLEVFVATSLEECARRDVKGLYARAEAGEFTGMTGLDDPYEVPTNPELRLETQGRSIEESLAEILRLIDEERTPA; this is translated from the coding sequence ATGAGCGCCGCGACCGTGTGGCTCACGGGCCTGTCCGGAGCGGGCAAGTCGACGCTCGCCGAGCGCCTCGTCGCCACCCTGCGCGAGCGGGGCGAACGCGTCGAACTGCTCGACGGCGACGAACTGCGCACCTCCCTCAGCGCCGGCCTCGGGTTCTCCCGGGCGGACCGGAACACCCACGTGACGCGCGTCGGTTTCGTCGCCGACCTGCTCGCCCGCAACGGTGTGTGGGCGATCGTGCCGGTCATCGCCCCGTACGCCGATGCACGCGCCGAGAACCGCGCACGCCACGAGCGCAGCGGTAGTCGCTACCTCGAGGTCTTCGTCGCAACGTCGCTCGAGGAGTGCGCGCGACGCGACGTCAAGGGCCTGTACGCCCGGGCCGAGGCCGGCGAATTCACCGGAATGACAGGCCTCGACGACCCCTACGAGGTTCCGACCAACCCCGAATTGCGTCTCGAGACCCAGGGCCGCTCGATCGAGGAATCCCTCGCCGAGATCCTGCGTCTCATCGACGAGGAGAGGACACCCGCATGA